tttttgttagattttgatggtttttttttttcttttttaaccatttttagttttaatctttaagaataaatgtaatcATTAAACCATTATTAGTCATAATTTTTTAGAATGATTGTAATAATTGTTTATAGTATTTTTCTTTACCGATGAATGTAAATagtgattcttaaagaataaaatccgtattctttagaaaatgttattcttgataatatgttgtataattctttaagcatgtttaatataaaaaatatattaaatgaaacaatattctgcaagaataaaacCGCAATATGTTTATTAGTTTATTCTTGACTTttttgtcattctgacagaataaaatcggttgttattaaaagtaatattaaaatttgaattagaattaatttaaaaaattcagattttttaaaaataagggaattaatgatctcttaaaatccgaaaatttcattttttaaaataggttaagtgaccaaaatacccttttgctgaaatttgtgtgattataggATACATGATACCcttttgtaatatcatagaccctcagatcatgattgttgattctattcatccggtggtccagatctgtgcattctggcacacaatagttattagaaacaatataacctaaccctatatatatatatatatatatatatatatatatatatatatatatatacattatggATAATATGGTAaattgatttaaacaaatgtagGTTATTTTAGATAAGTTAGAGCACATTAACTTATCAAAAACTTCTTACTTAAATAAATAagcatttttaattttaatttatcaaCATGTTATTGTTTTATATAAGAAAGAGGATGAATAgacacaaaataaaaaaaaacatttaattttTCATCTTATATATGTCGTTAAAGATTTGAAAACATTAAACTACTGTGTATCTTAAAGATTGCAAAATAAAGTGTTACAAATATAAAATGTAAGCTTACACGGAAACCAAAAGACATAATATTTATTTGTATAAAATTATTtagaaaaaatagttaaaactttTGAatgatataaaattacataaaatctaAAAGCTAAAAATATTTTAGAAGTTACTTGAAATAACTTTTAAATTATGAGTTGTTTTTGTTTAACGCTTTAGAAACTCGGATTCTCGAACAATTTTTTTTCCTAATACAAGTTTTTTCTTAAAACTAAAACCTACAAATACAAAACTCTTAAAATTTTAATGTCGAATATACCCATAATCTACATAATGGAATAAAGTTATGTGGCGTGGTGATTTGGCTGAAGCTATAACATGTGAACCATCTCCCTCCCCTCTCTCtattgttatgtttatgtggagTGAATGTATGTTTCTCTCCCTCTCCCCTATTGTTATGCTTATGTGGAGTGAATGTATCTTAAGCCGATAAGATTGCTTAACATGCGTAACAACGTTCTTTatcattttttctttatttttttctctctatgaatttaatattatttttaaattaaaaatataagaGTATTTTGGTTGGTGGAGGGGTATGTATTTCATTTAGTAAGTGGTGTGAAAGTGGTATTAGATGACTGCATTTTTTGTGTTATGGTGGTATCCTATAGCCTAAGATTAAGAATATTATGATAGACAAaaaaatatgaagtatttatttttcaattaatataatatattcttTCAATATTTAATATAACAAATTACAATTTacattttcatattaaatttgaaTTTACCTGTTTATTGCATTTTTTTATGTGTGTTTATTAAAGCTTAATTTCAACACGTTTGCCTAAtatttctaaattaattttttaaactgatacaatacaataaaaatattattttatcaatttatataatatatgtgTTTGAATCATGGCTGTCAAAACCATGATTTTACTtacaattattttatatatactGTAATATCCTAATCATAAGATCACCATGATATCGAAAGATtctatcaaaataaaatacttttcaaGTTTGCTCATAATGTCTTGTTTGTATGATGACCATTATAACGTAATACTGATTAAGACATCAATTGCGGGATTGAACTTTAACTTCTTAAACAATAACCATGATCTTTGTAGATGAAAACCACACCAATTAAGAAAGTAAACATTTTAAGCTAGAGAAGAAATAAGATAATTATTACCACATATACACCTAAAGACACAAGATTACAAAAGAGCCTAACCTCTTGTGGGATGTACTGCTTACTTCAAGATAAATGTATGGAGTTTTAATATTTGATGAGACTTTCTGCGATCTAAAATACTAAATTAGAATTAAATGAATGATTTTTTAGGCTCAATTTTAGTTTCAATTTAAATGAACTTCTTTTGTTCTAATCATGAGCTTTTTTTTGAATAGAAATGACACATTTGTAAGGTTTAGAAACTAAAAACTTGAAAAtgatataaagaataataatggTAAGGTCAAATGAGATAAAATTGATAAATCATACAATCCTAGTCGGGATCCTaaaactgttttagaaaaattgttaaaaatcataatttttgaaATTTCGTGGTTATTATCAAATGGTAAGGAAATATTGCTTTTTTCTTAAAATTATTTTcaagaaaataaatataatattggGGTGAATATTTTCAATTTGGTTATTTTCTCATTTTAAAGATTGCCGGTTTATTCTATTTTATGTGTTTTACAAAGCTTTCTatggggtgtttggcttagcttttttaagcccaaaaatcttttttggaaaagttactaAAAATAAGaatttcctgacttttccaaaaagttgattttccttgtataaaaactccaaaaatagcttttaaaattagttttatcaaacattttttgctttttttttatttatttatttttttctaaaaagaactttTGACTGTAAAAAGTTAAGCCAAACACTTTTATATTTTGCGTAACATATTCTTGACTATGACTTTTACAAAAACTAATACGCGGATATTTACTTGAAAAAGATAAAGCTAAATCGAATAATTGATAAAATTGTTTTTGACTTAGATTTAAAGCAGACTACTGGAGGGTTCAAGATAAGAAAGTGGGGCAGCAAGCATCGGATCCTCTCTTTTTCAACCCCAAGGGTGCGCACGATAATCTCACTCGCGTCCTCCGTCATCTTCACCGTCATACAGACTCTTCCCCTGCATCTATTTTCggagtatatatatacacacccaCACGCTCTTCTACTGACATTTCATTGACTTTCTtcacaatctctctctctctctcaactttctctctctctaaaaacatcAACTCTATGGACGATCTGCCCGCCGGTTACCGGCCGAACGTCGGCGTTTGTCTCATCAATTCCGATAATCTGGTAACTAATCCTTTGCTGTAATTTTCATTGTATATACAGTTATGAGGCCTAGAGATTAGAGTTTGTTAATGGATGTTAATTACTCTGTTCATACTACGCTAGTATTGCACTGTTAATTTTTGTATTGTAGATGCTGGACTTGGATTCAGTATCAGTGATTTCATCTCCTTTTATTTCGATTTCGTGTTTGATATTACGATCCGCTGTTACTTATAAGGCATCAGTTTTGAAATTAGATATATACGTTTTTGATTGATTTTGGAAACCGAAGCCAAACATGATTTGCTTTTCGCTTGCGACTCTGTGAAGTTCTTTTTTATTATTAGTTGTGCTTTTTGTGTATTTTAAAAATGATATAATTGAAGATAGGAAAAACTTATATCATTTCGTATCTTGAAATGTAAGGAAGTGATTTAATAGGTTTATCAGGTGATTGATTAGATGGTTGATAGCTCTATTTGAACAATGTTTGATGAGATTTATTCTTTTAAAAAAGTGTGTGATGAATTGATGAGCCTTCTCAATGAAGTTTCATTTTAACTTGAGCCTATTTGTTTATTCATCTTCTATGTAATTTTCTAGTCCTCTGCATGTGGTCTTTATGGTTTTGTATCGGATCTGGAGAAGATTGTGTGAttgaatatttaattagttataaaCTTCTCAATCATTCAAGTTTAATTGGATTCGGGCCAGATAAAACCTACTTAATTTTAATTTTTCCtgtgttatatattattgatTTCATATTTTTAAATGAACGATACATCCACTTCTCTTATCTACAGGTGTTCGTGGCTTCAAGGTTAAATGTACCCGGAGCATGGCAAATGCCTCAGGTGAGACGCTACACTCTAAATTGCTTTCATCACTTTCTGTTTATCAATGATTTGGACTTCCTTTGATTTCTAGATTCAAAAACTTGTGGCTTACTTTCTCATGACCAAATCCtctttatatttttcatttaatttgtaAAATTGATAAAAGCTTTGTTGTTAGGGGGGGATTGAAGAGGGAGAAGAGCCTACTTCTGCAGCAGTGAGGGAGCTTCGAGAAGAAACTGGAGTGGTTTCTGCTGAAATAATCGCAGAGGTCAGAATTAGATtcaaatttttatatatatttgtgtttgaTAATTATATTTCTAAATGTAAAGTATGTTTTCTTTAGGTTCCAAAATGGCTGACTTATGATTTCCCTCCTGCTGTTAAAGCTAAAGTGAATCGTTTATGGGGAGGAGGTGAATGGCATGGACAAGCACAAAAATGGTAAATTTCTTCTCAAGTCTTAACAAAAATGCTAAAAGAAATCATCAATTCCTCTTTAATAACACACACCATGAATAAATAATTAATAGGTTCCTGATGAGACTAACAAAAGATGAAAGTGAAATCAATTTGTCAAGTGGTGAAGTTGATCCAGAATTTTCAGAGTGGAAATGGACAACTCCTGAAGAAGTCATTGAACAggttaataattattattaatccATCTTTTCTTCATGTTTTATTTATTGTAAACTTGTTTATATGAAAcatgcaataataataataataataataataataataataataataataataataataataataggctGTGGACTATAAAAGGCCAACATATGAGGAGGTTATAAGAACATTCAAACCTCACTTACATGAAGGTGGAAAAGGTGCAGCCAAATGCTTATCGACCAAATGGTGAACAAAAATGTGAAATGAGGTTggtgtttatttatttatattttatagtaATTGTTGCAATTTAGCTCTACTTGCTCTCCTTGTACATGAATGTGATAAGATTAAAACTTTCTCAGATTAGGTGTCCGTTTATTCGTAATGAAATGTTGCTTAAATTCAACTATATTGCTTTTATTCTTTGGTGGCCGATTTTGTAGATGAATATGATGATGTATTGCTATATCTCTATTTGAAAAACTTGGTTTTTCACCTAAATTGGacacttataataataataaatatttgtGGATACTTACTTATGGGGTTGCATTGCTTTTTGTTTGATGAGATTGAGAGCTTCGTCACAATATCTGACTTTTCTATATTTTCTAGTATTgttgaatattttttttagttagttggcgataactttttttttttttttttttatttttttaaaacggTTTTTAGAGATTGTTGACTCTACATCAATTTCAAAGATGTACGTAGAAAAATACAACCCAAGACGTATAGAGAGAGTTTGTACTAGGTGAGTTTTGCATACTATGGGAATCGTTTTTACTTTCTTCAAACAACACGATTATACAATTAAACGATGAAGACATTTTTTATTTGAACAAATTTGatacataaaacaaaaaaaaaagttttaagatGTTTATGGATGGAGAATAGTTAGTATATTTAATTCTTAGTTGAGTATGATGACTATGAGCTCATATGAAGAATCTAAgttggttttaaaaaaatatgGTAGCCCAACGGGCCATGTCAATCCACCTCATGACCAATATGGGAGGCCAAGCCAATCGATGAACACCTATTTTGAATGTATAAAGTTTGACCCCTCGACCTTTTGTAGAACTcggaaaccgaaaaaccgacaaaaaccgacgaaaccgaaaccgtaaaaccgaaaccgaagcatATACCGACGGTTTGGGTTTGTATTATCTAGAAACCGAAAAATTCGGTTCGATTTGGGTCTTAGGAATGTGTGAAACCGAtagaaaccgaaccgaaccgaactgaactttataaaaatatgaattcTGTGATTTATATATGTAGATATATGTTTTCCTTGACTTGTAAGCACAAACAGATGGCTGGTGTGTTGGCTAAGGAGGCGGATGTAAAATGCAAAAGACCTGGGTTTGATCCTTTCTCTTGAGATGTGGAGCTTTTATTTTGTTTACTACTATCAAATCCCTTTGTTTCTTTTATTTGTTACAGTGAAACTTTAACCCACATCGACAGAGGAACGAAACATTCTTCCTATTCACCTCTTATATAAAGCAATAAAAACTATCATATCCCCCAAGTAAAATTTTGAACGGGTTTGGGGTTTAAAACCGAAACCGAGTTTGAATAAACCGAAAAACCGGGAAACCGACCCATCGGTTTGGGTTTAGGGTTGGGTTTTAAATATTTGAAAACCGATACCATCGGTTTTGGGTCAAAACCGACCCATGCTCAGCCCTAGTATATATAATACAATTCTACAAAGGTTATAAAAAGTTTGTCATGACTTCAAGCTTTGTATTTGATGTCACGCTTTTAAATGTTGTCTtaaatcatatatgtatataaaaatgaataatagtaaaaatgtatataaaattattaatatataattgACGCTTTAAGTCTCGCCTTACAAACGATGTGGCTCGCGACAATTCGTAAAAGTTTGAGGATTGACATTGCCGCTAAGTCACACCAAACATTATTTAGAACATTTAATTTTACTCCCCAAGACCTCAACCATTAGACTCTCATCGTAGGGCAAGTTAAGTAATTCTTTTTTAAAACACACTTGCTTTCTAAAAATCAATAAAGTTGGTTTAAATTTCGTAAATAATGGTTCAAAGTTCAAACAACTAAAACAAGAGcactaaaatgaaaaaaaaacaatgttaaaTAGATTGAACAATTGCAAAGTTCCCTAAAGTTGTTTACACAATCTTAACTTCCATACATCTTTACAGGAAAATTAATTTATGAGTAATTATcttttcattttgttcatatatggATAACTTTTTTTGTATACATGTACGCAACAAACTTATTGGAAGTGTTCATATATGACAGTTATGATTGACTGTAGCAAGTTATAGCTTACGTGACATATACGTGAAAAAGATAATTACTCGGGAGGGTAATGAACTATTGGTTTTGTTCACATGTAGACAATTTCCTTTTTTTGTTCACATTTGGCCCTCCAACTTGTTGAAGTTGTTCACATAATACAATTTTTTCAGAAATTTAAATAAGCAAATAAAGTGGGGAAAATTGAAGGTTAGGTTTTAGAAATTGAGGTCGGTATTTGGAGTCGACTGTAGTCCACACTAGAAGCATTTTGCGAGGTTGAGAGCTTCCTACACAAATCAAATGCTtgtatatttattttcttttgtgtgacCGAATTATATTAGTAAAGTGATTagagtttatttttattcttcTTTTCGAATACACCTAACTTGTCGACATCATCATGGTGAAATTTTAACATGGTCCAAGTACACtaaaatatttttcttaaatACACCTTAAGGGTCTAAGTACTCTAAAGCAAACTAAGGCATTTCGCTTAAAACCGCTAACTCACTAGACCCTATGTTTACCCAGTTACAACTTTAAAGGTGCACTAACATATTCTAGGTGATTGATTTATATGCTactatgtgatgggttttgataaCTTAAAACGatcttttttataaaaacaatttTCACGACAAACGAAAGACTTTTAAGATAACTAGTTTATTTTTAGATAATTTTAAGAAAAATCACCAAGATGATCCAAATACATGAACTAGAAAGATAATAACAACCATAGGAAGTTAAGGATATAACCTTTGAAGTCTTTGATCCCACTTGGaattggggtgttgatgaagataacaaaaACTCAAGAAAGAGTTTCTCTACAATCTATCCACCATGAAGAGTAAGgtacttggaatgctagttctcaTCTTGTATGAAATacttcttaagcctttaagtacTTATCacaaataagcactaaaggagaaGCAATTCTAAGCACCATTTCTTCATATTACTTCAAAATACATGGAGAGAGGATAAGAAGAGAGAAGCTACACTTTTTGGAGTTCTTCCAAGGGAAGAAGAGTGATCATTTTGCAAGCAACACACACTCTTATTTACTCCCATGCAAGTAAAGCAAATCCCTTATAGTATTCTAAAGTAATATAAAGGAGACTAAGCATGGGGGACAAGTGGGGGGATGCCCTTACATAACATCGGCCATATGGTTAAAAACAAGAAGACAAAAGTTGGGTTAGTTTCTTTAACCAAAAACTAACTAACTAGTAAGTCCATAGTTAACGTGTCCAAAACTATGTacataaattattaaatcatactATATGATATAATAAATAGTTTTTTTCTCTTTAAttactattttcagaaaacaatagtTATTTCataattaaatacaagagttgattatatttattaataatcatattaacaaaaaaaaatattcaaacagTGCCaccttgataaaggtgtgaccctataggatcatatgttattagcaatatcattcaataatgattcttgagcatatacatccaacaatctcccacttgcacaagattcattacAGATTGACATGGACGGTAGTTGGCATCTGGAAACAAGCTACTACCCCTAACAACACACAAAAGGTGCCATCTCATCAACAACTAATTCCACGATCTCAAAACTTTTAAtaaggccttagatgtctaactctcaacgaaTAAGAGGTATAAATTGCATCTTGAGTACGTACGCCGTTCATGTAGTTCAAGTTATACCCAACGTTGGCCCTTATAACCGCCATTTACGGAACAACGTCAAACCTTGTCAAAGCACAACAATTCCTACActcaagtcccaaatatgtatctcagggtGAGGAATACAAAGATACTTCCTTAATCAAATATCACTCATGACTacgatccataaagtgattcTGATACGAGTCATGTCCAATACTTGTTCTCCAATCAAGTACCTACAAATTGGTAGCAACACTTGAGgactgctgttacttgggagcagttctcgaAGATGTTATGTTTAAGATATGTTCCCTTGGTAGATAGGGAGATTAGAAGTACCTGGATCTGAGACAGATGACTGAGATGGTGACGaatatcaccaagatgttcacaaagaagtgtaacaccctgttttgaATCGTTTCATAACTCGGGACCGTGACTCGAATATCAGTTACCATAAGGCATTGAACCTTGGGGAAAGAGAGTTTTAGACCTCTTTGGATGTAGATAATGTAGATTAGGTGATCCGAGGGTTCGGTTGGTGCTTTGGAGCCTAAGGGTATAATAGAAAAGTGGCGGTACAGgtattttatgaattttggatttaagttcaGAAAGTTTATGGAAAAAGAGAGTTGATAGGATTGTAGATATTCTCAtaacctttccatggatataaggatcgtttaAATCGAActtaaaacgaagaagttatggcctttggaAGTTTGGTGATTTGGGGGCTAAGtctagtacattgggcgtacaggGAGTACGTCGGGCATACTAGGATGAATGATCACGGATGGCCCttagagtatgttgggcgtaccaggaGTACGGTGGGCGTGCTTCAGtcaggtgcaaaccctaatttagggtcttggaccctatttaaaggccttaacttATGTTCAAACCctattatcttcagcctccatcaacCTTAACCCTAaattcgaaaccctagccttcctTTGAGTAATCTTGAGCCTTCTGAGTGATTTGGAGTGTTTTTGGTACACACTAAAGAGGAAGGATCTCATTTGATAAGTTTTGGTTAGCTTGGAACTTTTGGATCCTGACTTTGTGCATTGAtctatcttctggaggtataaagcttcaaaattTATAGTTCTTTAGTGTAGATctagttatgggttttgataagCATGTTTTCCAACCATGGATTGAatttgtgagtagaagttactccaaaacctttatactttataTCTTGTGATTTCTAAGCTTGTTATGTGATAAAATCGGATCTTTGGGGTTGAAGTTCACCCATGCATGAGTTGTTGGCTATTTGATGGAAGTAGAATGATAGATCTAGAATTTGGACCTATTGGAGCCATGTTATGGCTTAAAGCAATcaaatttatggattaagaccttagctagaagtagatatgaagggtTGACATTAAGGCTTGTTAAGTGCATTTTATGCacccattttgtagctttatttcataaaagtgcattgcataTAAGCTTAAAttcatgcattttgcatgtttttcgggatttttcatgaggcaatTTCATTCACACATTTTTTGTGATATTTAAGGGACTTTTGGAGGTAGGATCTTGTTTGAGGAGGTAAATAAGAGTTGCGGACAAAATTTTAGGA
The genomic region above belongs to Lactuca sativa cultivar Salinas chromosome 4, Lsat_Salinas_v11, whole genome shotgun sequence and contains:
- the LOC111898194 gene encoding nudix hydrolase 25 codes for the protein MDDLPAGYRPNVGVCLINSDNLVFVASRLNVPGAWQMPQGGIEEGEEPTSAAVRELREETGVVSAEIIAEVPKWLTYDFPPAVKAKVNRLWGGGEWHGQAQKWFLMRLTKDESEINLSSGEVDPEFSEWKWTTPEEVIEQAVDYKRPTYEEVIRTFKPHLHEGGKGAAKCLSTKW